The following DNA comes from Hordeum vulgare subsp. vulgare chromosome 3H, MorexV3_pseudomolecules_assembly, whole genome shotgun sequence.
ccgccttccccgccacctcacagcagccgccgtcgccgcaccactcgccgccgccggccacctcaggtCCGGCCGCCTCCAGTCAcgcggccctggcggccgaacccgcccccgtcctctccccggcggagatgtcctcggcgatccgcgacctcaacctggcagtctcgaacctccggactttcctccaggctccgtacgcaaccccgccaccaccgcctccgccggcggcgcccttaacgccaccgcccccggcgactgtcgtgccccagggcctgccgatcacccaggtccggtggccgccgtcgccgtccccgctaccgacgtggattgacacgccgacctacacgacggcgccactacagccgacggtgttgcagccacccgcccccaccttcggggggttcggcgggtacactgatccgtacgccgggagctccgtggtgtcgcagcactctccttccgccgcgctgggtcgtcacgagggcacctacgcggcctcgccacacgtgcagcagccaccacgcttcaccaagctggagttcgccacctacgacggcaccgtcgaccccctcaactggctcaatcagtgcgaccagtttttcagggggcagcggaccatggcgtccgaccgcacgtggatcgcctcctaccacctccgtggcgccgcccagacttggtactacgccctcgagcaggacaaGGGCGGGATGCCTTcgtgggagcgctttcgcgacctgtgtctcctccggttcgccccccatacgtgggagccgcttggtcgagctcggtcgccttcccttcaccacctcggtgcaggacttcgccgaccgcttccagacgttggcctgccatgcgctggacgtcacggctcgccaacgcgccgagctcttcgtcgggggccttcccgaccacatccgcatcgacgtcgagatgcgcgacccccaggacctgcagacggccatgtattacgcacgcgcgtacgagcagcgcgccaacgccctgcagcaggcgttcccgggCCGCGCCACGCGTCCCccggcccgccccgccccggcggccgccaccccgacacgccccGCCCTGCCGGCCGCTACTGCAGCTGCCCCCGCAccgacacgcaccttccggcgcttgacgtcggccgagcagctcgagcggcgccgcaagggcctgtgcttcaactgcgacgagccgtatgcgccgggtcatacgtgtgcccgcctgttctacttggagaccgtcgacgacgcggaggtggaggccctcaccgcggagctcgacgccaccacgctctccgaggccggcgtcacgacctacgggccggtcgacgcgaccgccttcgtcgtctcccttcatgccatggctggcatcaagacggcaaagacgatgctgcttccggtgacgatcaacggggagcgtctcaccgcgctcgtggacacgggttcgacacacaacttcctgtccggggacgccatgcgccgcctcgcactccaaccggcgggctcggagaagttcagcgtcaccgtcgccaacggggaccgccttgcttgccaggggtggcgcggcaggttcccgtcctcatcggcgacgagtcgttctccatcgactgcgtcggcatcgacctgggctgctacgacttcatcctcggcatcgacttcctgtccactctcggccccatcctttgggacctcgatgtgctgtccctcatcttctggcgcgagggcggcggtcgcgttcagtggacaggcatcggcgactccggcgccgtgactccacagctccagttgatggcgtccgcactggacgaggcgcatcccctcctggccgacctcctgcagcagcacagcgacatcttcgacgagccacagggcctccctcccgtgcgaccctgtgaccaccgcatccacctgctgccggacacGGCACCTGTAGCCGTGCGCCCGTACCGGtatcctcagctgcagaaagacgagctcgagcgtcaggtggcggtcatgctcgcgcagggTATCATCCGTATTTCGACAtcgccgttctccgccccggtgctccttgtgcgcaagcccgacggcacagggtgcttctgcatcgactaccgcgccctcaacgccctgacgtccaaggacaagttccccatccccgtcgtggatgagctcttggacgagctacacggagcgcgcttcttcaccaagctcgaccttcgcttgggctaccatcaggtgcgcatgcaccctgacgacatcgagaagacggcgttccgcactcaccatggccacttcgagttcctggtgatgccgttcggcctctccaacgcgccggcgaccttccaggccctgatgaacgacgtgctcagcccatacttgcgccgctttgtgcttgttttctttgatgacattctcatctgcagtgcatcttgggcggagcatCTACAACatgtggccatcatcttcaacgagcttcgagcgcatcgtcttcacctcaagcgctcgaagtgctcgttcggaacgacctccgtcgcgtacctggggcacgtcatctcggcggacggggtagcgatggacgcggacaaggtcgccgccgtcgctGCGTGGCCGATCCCGCGGTCACCGCGGACGCTCCGCGGCTTTTTGGGCCTCGCtggctactaccggaagtacatccgggacttcggcctcatcgccgcgccactgacgcatctccttcgacgcgacgccttctcctgggacgaggaggcgactacggcattcgaggctctccagcgggcgctcacgacgggacccgtcctccagatgccggactttgatatgccgttcatcgtggactgcgacgcctctggcatcggcttcggcgccgtccttcaccagggcgagggaccgctcgccttcttcagccgccccttcgccgctcgccatcagaagctcgcggcctacgagcgcgagcttattgggctggttcaggcggtgcgccactggcggccttatctttggggccggtcattccatgtgcgcacggaccactacaacctcaagttcttgctggaccagcgcctctccacaattccgcaacaccagtggatcagcaagctctttggcttcgacttcatcgttgagtaccgccccggccctctcaacacggtcgccgacgccttgtcccgccgcgacactgaggatgtcgcggacgacgtcgccatggctggcactatcatgtgcattcgctccgggccatctttcgccttcatcaacgacattcgccaggcaacttcgacggccgtggacgcccagggcctgcgccagcgccttgatgccggcgagctggacgcgccctggcgcttggacgaggggctactcctacatggccgccgcatcttcgtccccgaccatggcgacctgcgccaccaggtcctgaccttggcgcactctgcagggcacgagggcgtgcagaagactctccatcgtctccgtgctgatttttacatccccggtgatggcgcgatggtccgcgactgggtgcggtcgtgcatgacgtgccagcggaacaagacggagacactacgacccgcgggtctactgcagccgctggatgtaccctcccaggtgtgggcggatatttccatggacttcatcgagggccttcccaaggtgggcggcaagtccgtcatcctcacggtggttgaccgcttctccaagtacgcacacttcatcgccctgggtcatccatatacagccgcctccgtggcgcgggccttcttcgacggcatcgtccgcctccacggttttccgtcgtccatcgtcagcgatcgtgatcccgtgttcacgggacatgtctggcgggcgtgaagctccgcatgagcacggcgttccaccctcagacagacggccaatccgaggtggtcaacaaggtgatcgccatgtacctgcgctgtgttactggtgatcgtccacgagcttgggtggactggttggcgtgggcggagtactgctacaacacctcctatcactccgccctgcgcaccacgcctttcgaggtggtctacgggggcccacctccggcgatgctcccttatgagcctgggacggctcggtccaagacggcgggcgacttactccgcacccgcgacgacattctggctgaggcacgccagcgtcttctccaagcagagcagctggctcggaagtactacgatgctcatcatcgcgaggcggagttcgcggtgggcgattgggtgtggctgcgcctcctccacaggaccacgcagtctctggacccgcgctccaagcgcaaattgggacctcgctacgccggtccctttcgtgtgatggagcgtgtcggcacactcgcataccgcttagagctgccagctggttctcgcctccacgacgtcttccatgtcggcttactgaaggcctaccgcggggaccctcctgcagcgacaccggcccttcctcctacttcggatggccgcctccttccagcttccgcacaggtggcgaaggtgctacagacgcagcagcgtcgcggcgtctggcatgtcttggtacaatggaccggcctgccagaggaggaagcgacttgggagaagctcgacgatttccgccagcagtttccagatgttcagctcgaggacgagatgtttgagaaggcggggagagatgttatgaccggtacaacgtaccaacggaggaggcccaatgtgcagggttaattacgggcttagcccaagttatcttacctatcttagagtccaagttatattagagtccaagttagagtccaagttatctagggtttagtggaggctgtcctcctatataaacacatgtaccccttcgatattaagcagacaataaacaatatattctgttgtcgtctccctcaggagacgagagccccaaaccctagccgtctctctctctctctctctctctcacgccgcgacggtgccccaccgccggcgccggcgtccccaacctcgcaacccgcacttccacccctacaacctacgtccgagacctggtagaaccctagcctctaccaattgCCTTTTCCCTTCGAGAGTTGCCATGCTTGAATTTCCCTTGCTGCCACTTGTCATGTGTATCATTCGTATCGACCACAGCTCGTTGTTCACGGCTAGCTTTCCTCCATCTCCTGCGATGTTGATACCTCTCCTGATGAATGGGCTTGAATATCACTTGCAGCCACCCACGGAATGTATTCTTTGTCTCGATTGGCTTCTCACAAGTTTCAGATGTTGCCTTTGATCTTCTTTGGTCGCTGGCATCTCCAAGCATCCTTTCTTTTCGTATCAGTGTTGATGGCAGAATTTGCATGATGCTGAAACAATTGAACCAAGTATAAAATTAAGATCACTAAAGGGCTCCTTTTAGTAATAAAGAAGAGAGGTGACTCATTTTCTTGTACTTGTCCAAAGCTTGAATGACATCACTGATTTTGCTACGCATGACTTCAACAGACGCTGATGGTTCACTCGGTGATCCATGTAGAGCCAAGTCGAAATCTCCCAAAGCTCTAGGAAACAACAGACATTATGATAATCAGATATAAAGGTAAGTTTATTTCACCAACAAATGCTTGCTTTCCTCATCTATATACCTTAGGCAAAAATCCACAGCCTTCCATGCAGCTTCACGTTGACCATTATAGGAAGCATGTTTTACCATCTGCATCACGATTTTCTTAGGATTCAGTCAAACTGAGAATTCATAACATGAATTTTAAATAATTGCCCAAGAATGCTGACGGTTCATGATTCGAAATAAAGCAATTGATTTATAAACACGCTAGCACGGCTGCCTAAATAGTAAATAGTTTGGACAAataaatgaagaatctgaagcttGTCAAAGAAGTTGTGTGCGCACCGCAGTCCaaagaaacaaaaatagaaacttgaCCACAAAGTGTTTATACTAGCAAATAGATAAGGATACACTCGTAACATGAGGCCCTGGACTATATCTGTGGGATACAATGACAGAACTTACTGGTCTGATACTGGAACGCAGAGATGATACTGGAGAAAACTGAAGTAACAATCTGTAGGTGCTGTCAGTTGACCTCTCAATTTCCAAGCATTGATCTGCAATTGACCATACAGATGTGAATGTCCTGGTCATGACAGCCAATTTGCAAGAACATATATCTGCAGAGCTAATAATGCTACCACACGGGCTGTACTTGCTTAAGATTTTCACCAAGAAAGTTACAGACATACAAATGAAGTGAAATCACATAAAATTTACAAGCATATTATACTTGACATGGGCGAGCATTTAGAGTAATGCTGCAGATTAAATTCAGCAGATATTCACAGATGATGCTAAGAAATTAATTGTAGATCAACGGTGTAAACATGCACTTGGTGAGTGTTGGCTGCACATCTAATATGTTATAACCAAGACAAATAAAGAGCATATATCAAGAAGTCAGGCTTATTAGTTACCAAGTTCTTGAAGCCAGTCTAGAGTCCGCAGCACTTGCACCACACACTGCTTTGCACTCAACCTGGCAGCAGTCATCCTGCAGAAGCAGTAGCATAAATGAAATAGATATATCATGCAAAAAATCAAATACTGAAACAGCTAAAATTAGCAAAGTTTGAATTACCGCTTAGAGCACTTGTCCGCTGGATTATCATTGTCTGCCCCTGCAAAAGTTTGGACAACGAAACAGTTAGATAAAAAGGACAGGGAAAGAAACATGTATAACTTGTCAATTGAGAAATTTTATTGTCCCCTCAGCCGATCATGGATGAATTTTTTTTGGACGATACATCATTACATTATTGGATTGCTCTGGTTTCTTGTAACGAATTATATCAGTGTGCCATAAACAACACGCATAGCAAGGCCATCCTGCAGTCGTAATATGGTGTCTGAGGATGTGCACAGGTTGGTCAAGCAAATATGGCCGAAAGGACCAGCAACATGAGATGAAATACACTGGCCCTAGCAGATTGCTGTTATTAGTGGATTTTCATGATAGTTTTGGTATTACATGCTGCATAAGCCACTTGAGGTTGTCTATATCCGTTGATGCTTCAATTTGGTTCATGGAACATATTTGAATTAGCAGGAACAAATCGCTGTTTTTCATGTTTGGTTGGAGGAACGGATGAGTCAGTTCATCATGCACAGCCTCAGTTATCATAAGCGCTATGTGCTGACCAGAGTTATCTAGGTATGTGATCATCCTACAAAAAACAAAAATTGGCCTCATGATACACCTCGACCGTCTTTGACAATATCAACAGCTATTTCATCTTGCATACTTGCATCTGACCACAATATGAAACTTGAGGTCACAGAATATATGATGTGTGTTCATGAACCCCATGTTGCCTACCTGCATAAGTGAGTTCTCCATACACAGGGTACATGCATTTTTTAAGTATGGGCTGCAGCTCCATTCGTGTTCTAACGCATCAACATGTATATGAATCAAAACATTGGAAAACATAGTTAGATTTAAAGATTAATGGACACCAGCTAAAGTTAATGACCACAAACAGTCCAATGTCCACAGTGTCAATACTGAAAACATTGTCCTAAGCACATATAACCAACAGACAACAAAGAGTTCAAAAGATAAGACTGCTAGTTAGATCACATGGGGATAAAGATGGAAGAATCACCTGGGGTCATGTTGAGGTACTTGGGGAAGTCGCATGCACAGTACATTGCAAGGTGGTACTTGTACCGTCCAAGAGAGAACGGGGCTATTGCTTCCACAGCTGCCCTTTCCATGTCAACTGCGATGGCCCAGGCAGTGTCGTCGTCAACATTCACCTTAGCCATCATGTAAAAAAGATGGTCATCCCGCCTGCTCGGCAGCGGGATATAGAGGATCAGTTTCTTCAAGTCCAGTTTTTGGGTCTCATCACACCACAGCCCAGGCAATACAGCAGCAAAACTTTGGTCAACTGAGATGTCAGCAACATCGACTCTGGAGCAGATCTCCCACTTGTCCGAAGAGATTTTCCTATTCCACACGGTGGCTCTCCAACCTTGGCCGCTTGTCCTGACAGCAGGGTCGTCGAATTCTACCTCGATGAATTTAATGACATCGTTGTAGCATGCAACATTGCAAAAATACTGAGGGGCGTACTCTGGGTGGCCATCGTCGTCGAGAAAGCTAACCCTTGATTCGGGGAAGGGGATAAATTTGATGACAGGATTCCCATCCAACAGGTTGCAAAGGAGGAGGATACCCCTCATGAGATCAACCCAGCCCAGTGAGCCTGCAACAATGACCTGCCGTGACAAGCCATGACGGCAACACATGAGCTTGTCAGACTGGGATAGGTGCCGCAACGACAGCCTGTGGCGACTCCACGCCCGCGTTTCAGATGAGTAGACGTGCGCATGAAACCACCAATCAAAATCTCTGGCGAAGCAGTCGCGGTCGATGTAGACCACGGCGTAGTGCTGCCGTCCGTCGGCGAGGGGCAAGAGGCCGAACCCCGACCTTCTGAAGAGCGTGGAGTCGGGGTCCAGGTCCGGGAGCAGTTGCAGCGACTGCTTCCCCGCGGGGGCGGCTGTGTAGACGAAGTGGTGGATGGAGCCGCCGAAGGAGAGGGTGAAGAGGACGAAGGCGGCCTCGGCGCAGACGAGGGAGGGCGGATTCTTCTCGTGGAAGACGGAGGGGTCGAGGCCGGGGCAGTTGAAGGTGAAGTAGGAGACGCCGGGCGGGTCGACGAGCCAGAAGGACACCTCCACGGCTTGGCCCTCGCTGGTGCGGCACCTGGCGGTGGTCTCGTTCCGGCGCTCCGAGAAACGCGGCTCCTCGCAGAGGAAGGCCCACTCGGGGAATCCGGAGGCGGCTCCGGCGGCTTTTGCGCCCACCAGGGCGGAGGGGTGGAAGGAAAGAGGGGGGAGCGGCGACATGGATCCCGGGTACTGAGGTCAGACGCGCAACAGGCCCTAGCGCGGCAAGTTTGGGGAATCGGATTGCCTGCCGAACACGGAATTGGTGAAATCCGGGAATCGCCGGATCGCCGGGAGGTGCAGGCGTCGGCGAGAATCGCCGTCGATGCGGGGGGGTTTTCTTTTAGGTCGATCGGGGAATTTCATCGTAGTCCAAAACGGACTCCACTACGGCTCGTGTCAGGCGTGCTCTAGGATCAAGCGAGCGCACGGCTGCACGCACAGATCCAACGGCTGTTACTCCATCGCTGGGTGATTGTAGGGAGAGCGTTCGCTCCTTCAAATTGTCCTTGACAAAAGCCTTTCTTTTTTTAATGGGGAAAAGAACCTTATTACAAAAATGACATACAAGAACTTTATATTAAATTAAAGCAACAGTAACATGGTTGACGAGGAGGGGTACAATGCCATTCGGAGCTTTTCTCAAACCAATCATAAGTTGTATATAAAATCTAGCGAGGACGGGGTGTCGACCCGTTGGCTGGGCAGCACGTAGTTTTTTTTATAAATACAAGCCAACAAGGGTTATACTTTGGGTTGGtcttatatatttatatatatataatctaGCTACCCTCGGCGAGCTCATGAGCGACCACATTTGCTTCCTCGTTGTTATAATATTCGAAACTGGTGATTGAGAAGTCACAATCCATATAATAATAGTCATCAAAAACTGTTGGCGCCTCTCTCGCATACAACTCTCCATTCTTTATGATGTTAATGACCTTCGAATTATCCGAGTTGGTAGCCAGACGATTGCATCCACCCCTTTGCGCAAGAGATAATTCAAATCCTAAATCCAAAGCCTTCATCTTCTAAACATATGCACACCAATCAATTGTTATATTACCTCCCAGCCACGAAAGTACATTTATCATCTCTTACAATTGCACCAATCATACCCATTAGCAAATCTTGATCGAAGGaagcatcaacattcaattttacAAAACCCATAGGGGTTCTAATCCAGCCCCTCTTTTTACAGTAGTATTTGAAGAGGAAGCAAATACATAGGCCAACTTGAGTGCTCGAATCTCTGTACTAATCTAATTGGCAAAGCATGCGGCAAGGCCAACCACGCGTGTGGCACGACGACAAAGGCTCAAAGTGATGTGACAAGCTCATGCGAGTGAGCGCGGTCGGCTAACATCAACCATCGAAGCCTCCAGACTAAAGCCACCTTGCTCCATGATGACGGTGTATAGGCCAGGGTGGACGTCAACCGACTAGCCCTCCCCACTAATGGTGGTTGCCACCTCCTTGACAACCTAATGCTCCTAAGGACATCGAGCCCGTCCTCCATAAAGacgccctcttcctcttcctgtcAATCATGATCACCAACCTTCTCAGGaccgatgtctactatgcaatttCATTTTGTATACTtcattgggcctccaagcgcatatttttgtaggacagtagaaaatttcccttaAGTGGATGACCTTACGTTTATCAATCCACGAGAGATGTAGGATGAAGGTGATTCTCTCACAAACAATCTTGCAACCAAATAGGAGGGatctcttgtgtctccaacacaACCATTATAAttatcagttgtataggtgcactagtttgacaAAGAGGAGATGATAgatgtgtaatatggatggtagaaataaCTTTTTATAATTAAAaaaacaaggtagcaagtaacaaaagtgaaatGGTAGAAATAAAGAGATGATAgatgtgtaatatggatggtagaaataactttttataattttttataaTTAAAaaaacaaggtagcaagtaaaaTGGTGTTTCAatccttggaaacaaggcctatggTGCATACTTTTGCTAGTGCGAACTCTCACATCATTAACATAATTACACCACATGATAATCCCTCAAAGTGCAGTACATAATCACTCCAAAGTGTTTATTCGATAAAAAATAGTAGGTGAAATcacttaggctggttgtaatggggagtatcatatagtagta
Coding sequences within:
- the LOC123439301 gene encoding uncharacterized protein LOC123439301 codes for the protein MSPLPPLSFHPSALVGAKAAGAASGFPEWAFLCEEPRFSERRNETTARCRTSEGQAVEVSFWLVDPPGVSYFTFNCPGLDPSVFHEKNPPSLVCAEAAFVLFTLSFGGSIHHFVYTAAPAGKQSLQLLPDLDPDSTLFRRSGFGLLPLADGRQHYAVVYIDRDCFARDFDWWFHAHVYSSETRAWSRHRLSLRHLSQSDKLMCCRHGLSRQVIVAGSLGWVDLMRGILLLCNLLDGNPVIKFIPFPESRVSFLDDDGHPEYAPQYFCNVACYNDVIKFIEVEFDDPAVRTSGQGWRATVWNRKISSDKWEICSRVDVADISVDQSFAAVLPGLWCDETQKLDLKKLILYIPLPSRRDDHLFYMMAKVNVDDDTAWAIAVDMERAAVEAIAPFSLGRYKYHLAMYCACDFPKYLNMTPGADNDNPADKCSKRMTAARLSAKQCVVQVLRTLDWLQELDQCLEIERSTDSTYRLLLQFSPVSSLRSSIRPMVKHASYNGQREAAWKAVDFCLRALGDFDLALHGSPSEPSASVEVMRSKISDVIQALDNIMQILPSTLIRKERMLGDASDQRRSKATSETCEKPIETKNTFRGWLQVIFKPIHQERYQHRRRWRKASREQRAVVDTNDTHDKWQQGKFKHGNSRREKAIGRG